One segment of Phaeacidiphilus oryzae TH49 DNA contains the following:
- a CDS encoding ABC transporter permease encodes MPGRERRRRYTLGALAAVVLLWLVLFVLLHGHDTLSLATADTTSLHNDINDFNSGISDTRDSNPFFVYFLNGVRTGVGQLVTFFQALVSQPALGRPLPLVGWLGVVAVGGFVSWVAGNLRVALLCVGGLVLIGLQGLWQPAMDTLALTSASVLICLVVGIPLGVWAGLDRRFERVVTPVLDFMQTMPTFVYLAPLTLFFLIGPATGTIATLIYAMPPVIRLTAHGIRSVPVETREAAESLGSTRWQVLRKVLLPMAARTVVIGVNQTIMAALSMVTIAALVAAPGLGQTVVQALESLDVGTAFNAGLAIVVLAVVLDRVTTAASVRAGAARGEGAGGPARGPAWARTRIARRALVGAGAVATLVCVYLSYTYLELARFPGGVDLGTPIVHAADSVTGWVQGNLSGATGAVKDFVSAAGIDPLQSLLDDSPWWLTCCAVAAIALLVGGAWAAVTSVVCLGLIIGSGVWQDAMDTLAATLLATVAVVVLGLVFGVWMGRSRRTDRVLRPVLDAAQVMPPFVYLVPFIALFAATRFTGVIAAVLYAAPVAIKIIADGVRGVPAETVEAALSSGSSPWQIVTKVQLPMSLRTVALAVNQGLIYVLSMVVVGGLVGGGALGYDVVAGFSQLSLFGKGLAAGVAVVLLGITLDRITQGAAGAGARVSPGSGPEGPRRGRGPRQAAPRGRTPRGSGPRQDDTTKGTACG; translated from the coding sequence GTGCCGGGACGGGAGCGGCGGAGGCGATACACACTGGGCGCCCTGGCCGCCGTAGTACTCCTCTGGCTGGTGCTCTTCGTGCTGCTGCACGGCCACGACACCCTCTCCCTCGCCACCGCCGACACCACCTCACTCCACAACGACATCAACGACTTCAACAGCGGCATCAGCGACACCCGCGACTCCAACCCGTTCTTCGTCTACTTCCTCAACGGCGTCCGGACCGGCGTCGGCCAGTTGGTGACCTTCTTCCAGGCGCTGGTCTCCCAACCGGCACTGGGCCGTCCGCTGCCACTGGTGGGCTGGCTCGGTGTGGTCGCGGTGGGCGGCTTCGTCTCCTGGGTGGCGGGGAACCTGCGGGTGGCTCTGCTGTGCGTCGGCGGGCTGGTCCTCATCGGCCTCCAGGGGCTCTGGCAGCCGGCCATGGACACCCTGGCACTGACCTCGGCGTCGGTGCTGATCTGCCTGGTCGTCGGGATCCCGCTGGGAGTGTGGGCGGGACTGGACCGGCGGTTCGAGCGGGTGGTCACCCCGGTGCTCGACTTCATGCAGACCATGCCGACCTTCGTCTACCTGGCCCCACTCACCCTGTTCTTCCTGATCGGACCGGCCACCGGGACGATCGCCACCCTGATCTACGCGATGCCGCCGGTGATCCGGCTGACCGCGCACGGCATCCGCTCGGTGCCGGTGGAGACCCGGGAGGCGGCCGAGTCGCTGGGCTCCACCCGCTGGCAGGTGCTGCGCAAGGTGCTGCTGCCGATGGCCGCCCGGACGGTGGTGATCGGCGTCAACCAGACCATCATGGCGGCTCTCTCGATGGTGACCATCGCGGCACTGGTCGCCGCGCCAGGGCTGGGGCAGACAGTGGTCCAGGCTCTGGAGTCGCTGGACGTCGGAACGGCGTTCAACGCGGGCCTGGCGATCGTGGTGCTCGCGGTGGTGCTGGACCGGGTGACCACAGCGGCGAGCGTGCGGGCGGGGGCGGCCCGGGGCGAGGGGGCCGGCGGCCCCGCGAGGGGACCGGCCTGGGCGCGTACGCGGATCGCGCGGCGGGCACTGGTCGGCGCGGGGGCGGTGGCCACCCTCGTCTGCGTCTACCTCTCGTACACCTATCTGGAGCTGGCCCGGTTCCCCGGCGGGGTGGACCTCGGCACACCGATCGTCCACGCCGCCGACTCGGTGACGGGCTGGGTGCAGGGCAACCTCTCCGGAGCGACCGGGGCGGTCAAGGACTTCGTCAGCGCGGCCGGGATCGACCCGCTGCAGTCGCTGCTCGACGACTCGCCGTGGTGGCTGACCTGCTGCGCCGTCGCGGCCATCGCACTGCTGGTGGGCGGCGCCTGGGCGGCGGTGACCTCGGTGGTCTGCCTGGGCCTGATCATCGGCAGCGGGGTCTGGCAGGACGCGATGGACACTTTGGCGGCGACGCTGCTGGCCACGGTGGCGGTGGTGGTCCTGGGACTCGTCTTCGGGGTCTGGATGGGCCGCAGCCGGCGCACCGACCGGGTACTGCGCCCGGTGCTGGACGCGGCGCAGGTGATGCCGCCGTTCGTCTACCTGGTGCCGTTCATCGCGCTGTTCGCGGCGACTCGGTTCACCGGGGTGATCGCGGCGGTGCTGTACGCGGCGCCGGTGGCCATCAAGATCATTGCGGACGGGGTGCGGGGAGTCCCGGCGGAGACGGTGGAGGCGGCGCTGTCCTCCGGCTCCAGCCCCTGGCAGATCGTCACCAAGGTGCAGCTGCCGATGTCGCTGCGGACCGTCGCCCTTGCGGTCAACCAGGGGCTGATCTACGTGCTGTCGATGGTGGTGGTCGGCGGCCTGGTCGGCGGGGGCGCGCTGGGCTACGACGTGGTCGCGGGCTTCTCCCAGCTCAGCCTCTTCGGCAAGGGGCTGGCAGCGGGCGTCGCCGTCGTCCTGCTGGGCATCACCCTCGACCGCATCACCCAGGGCGCGGCGGGCGCGGGGGCGCGGGTGAGCCCCGGCAGCGGGCCCGAGGGGCCACGTCGGGGGCGCGGGCCGAGGCAGGCGGCCCCCCGAGGCAGGACGCCCCGAGGCAGCGGCCCGAGGCAGGACGACACGACGAAAGGAACAGCATGCGGATAG
- a CDS encoding quaternary amine ABC transporter ATP-binding protein: MSVPVITVRNLWKVFGPRAERVPRTPELSALDQAGLRARTGCVAAVREIGFEVAAGEVFVVMGLSGSGKSTLVRCLTRLVEPTAGEVRFQGEDVLGKDERALRELRRTRFSMVFQHFGLLPHRRVLENVAYGLEVRGTPKKQRLARAAEVTELVGLAGNEQSYPHQLSGGMQQRVGLARALASDPEVLYFDEPFSALDPLIRRDMQNEVIRLHREVGKTMVFITHDLSEALKLGDRILIMRDGAAVQIGTGDELVGAPADEYVRDFVRDVSRADVLTLRWIMRPAVPEDPLDGPELGPDTVIREAVRPVLASGGRPVRVTAGGELLGVVGEEEMLAVLAGADHAGRESEAA; this comes from the coding sequence GTGTCGGTTCCCGTGATCACGGTGCGGAATCTCTGGAAGGTCTTCGGCCCGCGGGCCGAACGGGTCCCCCGCACCCCGGAGTTGAGCGCACTGGACCAGGCCGGTCTGCGGGCCAGGACCGGGTGCGTGGCGGCGGTCCGGGAGATCGGCTTCGAGGTGGCGGCCGGCGAGGTCTTCGTGGTGATGGGCCTCTCCGGCTCCGGGAAGTCCACCCTGGTGCGCTGCCTGACCCGGCTGGTCGAGCCGACCGCCGGCGAGGTGCGCTTCCAGGGCGAGGACGTCCTCGGCAAGGACGAGCGCGCGCTGCGCGAGCTGCGGCGCACCCGGTTCTCCATGGTCTTCCAGCACTTCGGCCTGCTGCCGCACCGGCGGGTGCTGGAGAACGTGGCGTACGGGCTGGAGGTGCGGGGGACGCCGAAGAAGCAGCGGCTGGCCCGGGCCGCGGAGGTGACCGAGCTGGTCGGGCTGGCCGGCAACGAGCAGTCGTATCCGCATCAGCTCTCCGGGGGGATGCAGCAACGCGTCGGCCTGGCACGGGCGTTGGCCTCGGACCCCGAGGTGCTCTACTTCGACGAGCCGTTCTCCGCGCTGGACCCGCTGATCCGCCGGGACATGCAGAACGAGGTGATCCGGCTGCACCGGGAGGTCGGCAAGACCATGGTCTTCATCACCCACGACCTGTCCGAGGCGCTGAAGCTGGGTGACCGGATCCTGATCATGCGGGACGGCGCGGCGGTGCAGATCGGCACCGGCGACGAGCTGGTGGGCGCGCCAGCCGACGAGTACGTGCGGGACTTCGTCCGGGACGTCTCCCGGGCCGACGTCCTCACCCTGCGCTGGATCATGCGTCCGGCCGTCCCCGAAGACCCGTTGGACGGGCCGGAGTTGGGGCCGGACACGGTGATCCGGGAGGCCGTCCGGCCCGTGCTGGCCTCCGGCGGGCGGCCGGTGCGGGTGACCGCGGGCGGGGAGCTGCTCGGGGTGGTCGGCGAGGAGGAGATGCTGGCCGTGCTGGCCGGAGCCGACCACGCCGGACGCGAGAGCGAGGCGGCGTGA
- a CDS encoding TIGR01777 family oxidoreductase has product MRFAITGSSGLIGSALVRSLLADGHEVVRLVRREVRPGPRADGSTESGWDPNRQWVDTAGLAGVEAVVHLAGAGVGDRRWTESYKREIRDSRVLGTSALAEACAQLETPPRVLVSASAVGWYGQTGDREIDELSPPGRDFLARVCVEWEESAAPAAEVGVRVVHPRTGLVVSERGGAFGRLFPLFKAGLGGRLGDGRQYWSWISLRDEIAALRFLVENEAMEGPVNLTGPAPVTNGELTKALGRVLGRPTLFAVPGPALKLALGEMAVEVIGSHRVLPRRLAEAGFRFADTSPESAIRAALGR; this is encoded by the coding sequence ATGCGCTTCGCGATCACCGGGTCCAGTGGGCTGATCGGATCGGCCCTCGTCCGCTCCCTCCTCGCGGACGGGCACGAGGTGGTGCGGCTCGTCCGCCGGGAGGTCCGTCCGGGCCCCCGGGCGGACGGCAGCACCGAGTCGGGCTGGGACCCGAACCGCCAGTGGGTGGACACCGCCGGGCTGGCCGGCGTCGAGGCGGTGGTCCACCTGGCCGGTGCCGGCGTGGGCGACCGCCGCTGGACGGAGTCCTACAAGCGGGAGATCCGGGACAGCCGGGTCCTCGGCACCTCGGCGCTCGCCGAGGCCTGCGCGCAGCTGGAGACCCCGCCGCGGGTGCTGGTCTCGGCCTCCGCGGTCGGCTGGTACGGCCAGACCGGTGACCGGGAGATCGACGAACTCTCGCCGCCCGGACGGGACTTCCTGGCCCGGGTGTGCGTGGAGTGGGAGGAGTCCGCGGCCCCCGCCGCGGAGGTCGGGGTGCGGGTGGTGCACCCGCGTACCGGACTCGTGGTGTCCGAGCGCGGGGGCGCGTTCGGCCGGCTCTTCCCGCTCTTCAAGGCGGGTCTGGGCGGGAGGCTGGGCGACGGGCGGCAGTACTGGTCGTGGATCTCGCTGCGGGACGAGATCGCGGCGCTGCGCTTCCTGGTCGAGAACGAGGCGATGGAGGGCCCGGTGAATCTCACCGGCCCCGCGCCGGTGACCAACGGCGAGCTGACCAAGGCGCTGGGCCGGGTGCTGGGGCGGCCGACCCTCTTCGCCGTGCCGGGGCCGGCCCTGAAGCTGGCGCTGGGTGAGATGGCGGTCGAGGTGATCGGCTCGCACCGGGTGCTGCCGCGGCGGCTCGCCGAAGCGGGATTCCGCTTCGCGGACACCTCGCCGGAGTCGGCGATCCGGGCGGCGCTCGGCCGCTGA
- a CDS encoding FAD-dependent oxidoreductase — protein MVVVGAGAAGLAAARQLAHAGLVVDVLEASRRIGGRMAAPEVDGFRLENGALLVDGSLPELGPPVRLAPLELRPFAPGVLVAADGRRYRVGRQLRPREALGAARTPIGGPLDKARLSAQLARLAATPVERLLARPETSAASALAGRGLPDRTVDGFLRPLLVALLSDPALAGSSRSADLALRRYARGALCLPSRGLAAIPEQLAEDLPPGAVRTGVRVTAVAADGVETERHGRIACRAVVVATGARDAVRLLPGLHEPAFRPVTTYYHAAPASPLGGEPLLVLDGEASSPVAHSLVLSDVSARYARDGRALVATTVLGEAGAELEPAVRRRLAAMYGRAASGWEFLTLRQVPEAVAVMTPPHHFGRPVRLLSGLYACGAHRDSGTVAGALDSALRAAAAVRRDLGFPATEAA, from the coding sequence GTGGTGGTGGTCGGCGCCGGCGCCGCCGGACTGGCCGCCGCACGCCAGCTGGCACACGCCGGACTGGTCGTCGACGTGCTGGAGGCGAGCCGGCGGATCGGCGGCCGGATGGCCGCGCCCGAAGTCGACGGCTTCCGGCTGGAGAACGGCGCCCTGCTGGTCGACGGCTCGCTGCCGGAACTCGGCCCGCCGGTGCGGCTCGCCCCGCTGGAACTCCGGCCCTTCGCGCCGGGGGTACTGGTCGCCGCCGACGGGCGGCGCTACCGGGTCGGACGGCAGCTGCGCCCGCGGGAGGCGCTCGGCGCCGCCCGCACACCGATCGGCGGCCCGCTGGACAAGGCCCGGCTGAGCGCGCAGCTGGCGCGGCTCGCCGCCACCCCGGTGGAGCGGCTGCTCGCCCGTCCGGAGACCAGCGCCGCGTCCGCGCTGGCCGGACGCGGGCTGCCGGACCGCACGGTGGACGGATTCCTGCGACCGCTGCTGGTCGCGCTGCTCTCCGACCCTGCCCTGGCCGGCAGCAGCCGCAGCGCCGACCTCGCGCTGCGGCGCTACGCGCGGGGCGCCCTCTGCCTCCCCAGCCGCGGACTCGCCGCGATACCCGAGCAGTTGGCCGAGGATCTGCCGCCGGGCGCGGTCCGCACCGGCGTGCGGGTGACCGCGGTGGCCGCGGACGGCGTGGAGACCGAGCGGCACGGCCGGATCGCCTGCCGGGCGGTGGTGGTGGCCACCGGCGCGCGGGACGCGGTGCGGCTGCTGCCGGGCCTCCACGAGCCGGCGTTCCGCCCGGTGACGACGTACTACCACGCGGCACCGGCCTCACCGCTGGGCGGCGAGCCGCTGCTGGTGCTGGACGGGGAGGCGTCCTCGCCGGTGGCGCACTCCCTGGTGCTGAGCGATGTCTCGGCGCGGTACGCACGGGACGGGCGGGCGCTGGTGGCGACCACCGTGCTGGGCGAGGCCGGCGCCGAGCTGGAGCCGGCCGTGCGGCGGCGGCTGGCGGCGATGTACGGGCGCGCCGCCTCCGGCTGGGAGTTCCTGACGCTGCGCCAGGTCCCGGAGGCCGTAGCGGTGATGACCCCGCCGCACCACTTCGGCCGCCCGGTCCGCCTGCTGAGCGGCCTCTACGCGTGCGGCGCGCACCGCGACTCCGGTACGGTCGCGGGCGCGCTGGACTCAGCCCTCCGCGCGGCCGCGGCGGTCCGCCGCGACCTGGGCTTCCCCGCAACGGAGGCGGCCTGA
- a CDS encoding 3-hydroxybutyrate dehydrogenase yields MTSPASSPAGRPGPHSPEPAPPPPPAGRTALVTGGASGIGRACALALAAAGAAVRVVDRSAEGAKEVAELTGGSAHVADLSDPDEVAGLPTDNDIVVNCAGLQHIAPVQDFPPERFSLIQRVMVEAPFLIIRGSLPHMYERGWGRIVNISSVHGLRASPFKAAYVTAKHALEGLSKVVALEAAAHGVTSNCVNPGYVRTPLVEAQLDEQAEVHGIPRDEVAPRILLQRTAVKRLIEPEEVAEAAVWLCGPASAHLTGVSLPLDGGWTAG; encoded by the coding sequence ATGACGAGTCCCGCATCCTCCCCGGCCGGCCGCCCCGGCCCCCACTCCCCCGAGCCCGCACCGCCTCCGCCGCCGGCCGGCCGCACCGCGCTGGTGACCGGCGGCGCGAGCGGGATCGGGCGGGCCTGCGCGCTGGCCCTGGCCGCGGCCGGCGCCGCCGTGCGGGTGGTCGACCGCTCCGCCGAGGGCGCGAAGGAGGTCGCCGAGCTCACCGGCGGCAGCGCGCACGTCGCCGACCTCTCCGACCCGGACGAGGTGGCCGGGCTGCCCACCGACAACGACATCGTGGTGAACTGCGCCGGCCTGCAGCACATCGCGCCGGTGCAGGACTTCCCGCCGGAGCGGTTCTCGCTGATCCAGCGGGTGATGGTGGAGGCACCGTTCCTGATCATCCGCGGCTCGCTGCCGCACATGTACGAGCGCGGCTGGGGGCGGATCGTCAACATCTCGTCCGTCCACGGTCTCCGGGCCAGCCCGTTCAAGGCCGCCTACGTCACCGCCAAGCACGCCCTGGAGGGCCTCAGCAAGGTGGTCGCGCTGGAGGCGGCGGCGCACGGGGTGACCAGCAACTGCGTCAACCCCGGCTATGTCCGCACCCCGCTGGTCGAGGCACAGCTCGACGAGCAGGCCGAGGTGCACGGCATCCCGCGGGACGAGGTCGCGCCGCGGATCCTCCTCCAGCGCACCGCGGTCAAGCGGCTGATCGAGCCGGAGGAGGTGGCCGAGGCCGCCGTGTGGCTCTGCGGACCGGCCTCCGCCCACCTCACCGGCGTCTCACTCCCCCTGGACGGCGGCTGGACGGCGGGCTGA
- a CDS encoding MFS transporter produces the protein MSATSAATPPDSRSGDASLARVVAASLIGTTIEWYDYFLYGSAAALVFGKTFFPDSDPLTGTLLSFLTYAIGFAARPIGALVFGHFGDRLGRKKLLVLSLVMMGASSALIGCVPGYATIGVAAPILLTVLRLVQGFALGGEWGGAVLLVSEYGDPKRRGFWASWPQGGAPAGNLLAVGMLSLMTSVQSDSAFAAWGWRIPFLVSAVLLGIGLWIRLSVEETPMFREAQARAEARQAERKAAGRAAAERSPLLTVVRGQWRDLLVAMGARMAENISYYVITAFTLTYCVDHLGLAKQTALNAVLIGSAVQFCLIPLFGALSDRVGRKPVYLVGAVCTGIWAWAFFGLLDVKSFPLLVLAVTVGLVFHSAMYAPQAAFFSELFGTRVRYSGSSIGAQFASVAAGAPAPLIAVALLEGYGSATPIALYVCLSAVLTVIAMLFARETREVDLAELPDAQDITDPSPSRSSADSMTA, from the coding sequence ATGTCAGCGACATCCGCAGCCACCCCGCCGGACAGCAGATCCGGCGACGCCTCGCTCGCCCGCGTGGTCGCAGCGAGCCTGATCGGCACCACCATCGAGTGGTACGACTACTTCCTCTACGGCTCGGCCGCCGCACTGGTCTTCGGCAAGACCTTCTTCCCCGACAGCGACCCGCTGACCGGCACCCTCCTCTCCTTCCTCACCTACGCCATCGGTTTCGCCGCCCGCCCGATCGGCGCCCTGGTCTTCGGCCACTTCGGCGACCGGCTCGGCCGCAAGAAGCTGCTGGTGCTCAGCCTGGTGATGATGGGCGCCTCGTCCGCACTGATCGGCTGTGTGCCCGGGTACGCGACGATCGGTGTGGCCGCGCCGATCCTGCTGACCGTCCTCCGGCTGGTCCAGGGCTTCGCACTGGGCGGCGAGTGGGGCGGTGCGGTGCTGCTGGTCTCCGAGTACGGGGACCCGAAGCGGCGCGGCTTCTGGGCCTCCTGGCCGCAGGGCGGCGCCCCGGCGGGCAACCTCCTCGCGGTCGGCATGCTCTCGCTGATGACCTCGGTCCAGTCGGACTCCGCCTTCGCCGCCTGGGGCTGGCGGATCCCCTTCCTGGTCTCCGCGGTGCTGCTGGGCATCGGGCTGTGGATCCGGCTCTCCGTCGAGGAGACCCCGATGTTCCGCGAGGCGCAGGCCCGCGCCGAGGCCCGGCAGGCGGAGCGGAAGGCCGCCGGACGGGCCGCCGCCGAGCGCTCGCCGCTCCTCACCGTGGTCCGCGGGCAGTGGCGCGACCTGCTGGTCGCGATGGGCGCGCGGATGGCGGAGAACATCTCCTACTACGTGATCACCGCCTTCACCCTGACCTACTGCGTCGACCACCTCGGCCTGGCCAAGCAGACCGCGCTGAACGCGGTGCTGATCGGCTCCGCCGTGCAGTTCTGCCTGATCCCGCTCTTCGGCGCGCTCTCCGACCGGGTCGGCCGCAAGCCGGTCTACCTGGTCGGCGCGGTCTGCACCGGCATCTGGGCCTGGGCCTTCTTCGGGCTGCTGGACGTGAAGTCCTTCCCTCTGCTCGTCCTGGCGGTGACCGTCGGCCTGGTCTTCCACAGCGCGATGTACGCCCCGCAGGCGGCCTTCTTCTCCGAGCTGTTCGGGACCCGGGTGCGGTACTCGGGCTCGTCGATCGGCGCCCAGTTCGCCTCGGTGGCGGCCGGCGCCCCGGCCCCGCTGATCGCGGTGGCGCTGCTGGAGGGCTACGGCAGCGCGACGCCGATCGCCCTCTACGTCTGCCTCTCGGCGGTGCTGACGGTGATCGCCATGCTGTTCGCCCGGGAGACCCGCGAGGTCGACCTGGCCGAGCTCCCGGACGCCCAGGACATCACCGACCCTTCCCCCAGCCGGTCGTCGGCTGACAGCATGACCGCTTGA
- a CDS encoding GNAT family N-acetyltransferase, producing MDTTPAPPASLAIRLSRPEDGPALAELDRRSWSPVSDVGPRREAGAPFFDEGHRPEDYLVAEEAGEPVGWIRVVPPTPLASNAHVRAIHGLVVVQRARRAGIGRRLVEAACAHARGQGARRITLHVLAHNLAARRLYESCGFAVEGVQPEEFLLDGRYVDDVLMGRRLL from the coding sequence ATGGACACCACCCCAGCCCCGCCGGCCTCCCTCGCTATCCGCCTCTCCCGCCCGGAGGACGGCCCGGCGTTGGCCGAGCTGGACCGCCGCAGCTGGTCCCCGGTCAGCGACGTCGGCCCCCGCCGGGAAGCCGGCGCGCCCTTCTTCGACGAGGGCCACCGCCCGGAGGACTATCTGGTCGCCGAGGAGGCCGGGGAGCCGGTGGGCTGGATCCGGGTGGTGCCGCCGACGCCGTTGGCCAGCAACGCCCATGTGCGGGCGATCCACGGCCTGGTGGTGGTCCAGCGGGCCCGCCGCGCCGGGATCGGCCGGCGGCTGGTCGAGGCGGCCTGCGCGCATGCGCGCGGCCAGGGAGCGCGCCGGATCACCCTCCACGTTCTCGCCCACAACCTCGCCGCCCGGCGGCTCTACGAGTCCTGCGGCTTCGCCGTCGAGGGCGTCCAGCCCGAGGAGTTCCTGCTGGACGGTCGCTATGTGGACGACGTGCTGATGGGCCGGCGGCTGCTCTGA
- a CDS encoding DUF4240 domain-containing protein: MYETDFWQIIDETRDRAEGDPVDHADLLVDRLVQCEPDDVVDFARLFDARFRRAYRWDLWGAAHLLLGAADDDAFEWFRCWLIGQGREVFEGALADPDELAELVPDFDEEQDGDAEELGYAADEAYETLTGGPLPDLGLGAEPADPEGTAFDFENPTLMAERFPRLWDRYGGDANA; the protein is encoded by the coding sequence ATGTACGAGACGGACTTCTGGCAGATCATCGACGAGACCCGGGACCGCGCCGAGGGGGACCCCGTCGACCACGCCGACCTGCTTGTCGACCGCCTCGTCCAGTGCGAGCCGGACGACGTCGTCGACTTCGCGCGCCTCTTCGACGCGCGCTTCCGCCGCGCCTACCGCTGGGACCTGTGGGGCGCGGCGCACCTGCTGCTCGGCGCCGCGGACGACGACGCCTTCGAGTGGTTCCGCTGCTGGCTGATCGGCCAGGGCCGGGAGGTCTTCGAGGGCGCCCTCGCCGACCCCGACGAGCTGGCCGAGCTGGTCCCCGACTTCGACGAGGAGCAGGACGGCGACGCCGAGGAGTTGGGCTACGCCGCCGACGAGGCGTACGAGACCCTGACCGGTGGTCCGCTGCCCGACCTCGGCCTGGGCGCCGAGCCCGCCGACCCGGAGGGCACCGCCTTCGACTTCGAGAATCCGACCCTGATGGCGGAACGTTTCCCTCGCCTGTGGGACCGCTACGGCGGGGACGCGAACGCCTGA
- a CDS encoding ABC transporter substrate-binding protein — MARRGRAVAVAAIGGALALAAAGCSGAKVGSTTAAGGSGSGKAACGTVNLADNPWVGYEADVAVVSYLAKTRLGCDVQIKHITEQVSWQGFATGQVDAILENWGHDALKKQFITDQHAAQELGPDGLQGVIGWYLPPWMAKAYPGITDWHNLDKYSHLFVTSESGGKGQLLDGDPSYVTNDAALVTNLHLDYKVVEGGSETALIESFRTAQAQHKPLLAYFYSPQWFLNEVPLVKVNLPKYTPGCDAVPSKVACDYPAYDLDKIVSSKFASAGGPAYKLIKNFQWTNADQNTVAKWIAVDKMSDDAAAKKFLDANPRLAQQWLAGTGAS; from the coding sequence ATAGCGCGAAGAGGGCGGGCAGTCGCCGTCGCGGCCATCGGCGGAGCTCTCGCGCTGGCGGCGGCCGGCTGCAGTGGGGCGAAGGTGGGGTCCACCACCGCCGCCGGCGGCAGCGGCAGCGGCAAGGCCGCCTGCGGCACGGTGAACCTCGCCGACAACCCCTGGGTCGGCTACGAGGCCGACGTCGCCGTCGTCTCGTACCTGGCGAAGACCAGGCTCGGCTGCGACGTCCAGATCAAGCACATCACCGAGCAGGTCTCCTGGCAGGGCTTCGCCACCGGCCAGGTGGACGCGATCCTGGAGAACTGGGGCCACGACGCCCTGAAGAAGCAGTTCATCACCGACCAGCACGCCGCTCAGGAGCTGGGCCCGGACGGCCTCCAGGGCGTCATCGGCTGGTACCTGCCGCCGTGGATGGCCAAGGCCTATCCCGGCATCACCGACTGGCACAACCTCGACAAGTACTCCCACCTCTTCGTCACCTCGGAGTCGGGCGGCAAGGGCCAGCTGCTCGACGGCGACCCCTCGTACGTCACCAACGACGCCGCCCTGGTCACCAACCTCCACCTGGACTACAAGGTGGTCGAGGGCGGCAGCGAGACCGCGCTGATCGAGTCCTTCCGGACGGCGCAGGCGCAGCACAAGCCGCTGCTGGCCTACTTCTACTCACCGCAGTGGTTCCTGAACGAGGTGCCGCTGGTGAAGGTGAACCTGCCGAAGTACACGCCGGGTTGCGACGCCGTGCCGTCCAAGGTCGCCTGCGACTACCCGGCGTACGACCTGGACAAGATCGTGTCGAGCAAGTTCGCCTCGGCCGGCGGGCCTGCCTACAAGCTGATCAAGAACTTCCAGTGGACCAACGCCGACCAGAACACCGTGGCCAAGTGGATCGCGGTGGACAAGATGTCCGACGACGCGGCGGCGAAGAAGTTCCTCGACGCCAACCCGCGGCTGGCCCAGCAGTGGCTGGCCGGGACCGGCGCGAGTTAG